A single Rhodothermales bacterium DNA region contains:
- the rsmH gene encoding 16S rRNA (cytosine(1402)-N(4))-methyltransferase RsmH, whose protein sequence is MPDAEDNEARSRSGAARSYASAYHAPVLCDAVVDGLVVDRRGIYVDATLGGGGHTAALLDALDEAGLVIGIDQDVDALDAVRRRLEAAIAAGRLRLIRGNFGQLDALLEEAGMASIDGLLLDLGVSSHQLDTPDRGFSYRGEGALDMRMDDRAPLSADEIVNRWDERELRRVLKAYGEEPRATQIARRIVAARPLASTRALAEVVRGCVPGRDEQKTLSRVFQGIRIAVNDELGVLERVLEAGMRRMKPGGRIAVISYHSLEDRRVKRYLRAGNFEGEVARDLYGNPEVPWRLITRQAIAPDEAETASNPRARSARLRIAERI, encoded by the coding sequence ATGCCGGATGCTGAAGATAATGAAGCGCGGTCGCGCTCCGGGGCTGCTCGCAGCTATGCCTCGGCGTACCACGCACCTGTTCTTTGTGATGCTGTTGTGGATGGATTGGTCGTCGACCGGCGAGGCATCTATGTCGATGCGACGCTGGGCGGCGGCGGGCATACCGCGGCGCTGCTGGATGCCCTGGATGAAGCGGGGCTGGTGATAGGCATCGATCAGGATGTCGATGCCCTCGACGCAGTGCGGCGACGCCTGGAGGCGGCGATAGCCGCGGGTCGGCTGAGGCTGATCCGCGGAAATTTCGGCCAGCTGGATGCGCTGCTCGAAGAAGCGGGTATGGCGTCGATCGACGGGTTGTTGCTCGATCTGGGCGTTTCGTCGCACCAGCTCGATACGCCGGATCGGGGTTTCAGCTACCGGGGCGAGGGCGCGCTGGACATGCGGATGGACGATCGGGCTCCTCTGTCGGCCGATGAGATCGTCAATCGCTGGGACGAGCGCGAGCTTCGGCGCGTGCTGAAGGCCTACGGCGAAGAGCCGCGGGCGACGCAGATCGCCCGGCGCATCGTCGCGGCACGGCCGCTGGCGTCGACGCGGGCGCTGGCCGAGGTGGTGCGCGGGTGCGTGCCCGGGCGTGACGAGCAGAAGACGCTGTCGCGGGTGTTTCAGGGCATCCGGATCGCCGTGAACGACGAGCTGGGTGTGCTCGAGCGGGTGCTCGAGGCCGGCATGCGCCGCATGAAGCCCGGCGGGCGCATCGCCGTCATCAGCTATCACTCGCTGGAAGACCGCCGGGTGAAGCGCTACCTGCGCGCCGGCAACTTCGAGGGCGAGGTCGCCCGCGATCTCTATGGAAATCCGGAGGTGCCCTGGCGACTGATCACGCGTCAGGCGATTGCGCCGGACGAAGCGGAAACCGCATCCAATCCACGAGCGCGAAGCGCACGACTGCGCATCGCAGAACGCATCTAA
- a CDS encoding CTP synthase codes for MHTKYIFVTGGVTSSLGKGIFSASLGRLLEARGLRVTIQKFDPYINVDPGTMNPYEHGEVYVTDDGAETDLDLGHYERFLGRSTSQANNVTTGRIYLEVITKERAGHYLGRTVQVVPHIIDEIKHWMLKLGETGDYDVVITEIGGTVGDIESEPYLEAIRQLRYELGTENTLTVHLTLVPYLQAAGELKTKPTQHSVKMLLSHGLQPDMLVCRAEHPLDNDLRRKIAQFCNVETRAVIAALDAESIYEVPLLLKEQDVAGIVLERLHVGTDRAPDTADGLDAWNDFLRRLKNPAGTVRIALVGKYVEHQDAYKSISESFILAGVANGVQVEVKYILSDDLTAKNVGEALSDVAGLLVAPGFGDRGIQGKLEAVRYARENDLPFLGICLGMQCAVIEFARNVCGWEDAHSTEFNKETMHPVIDIMEEQKKIMNMGGTMRLGAYDCALSEGSRARAIYGVEATRERHRHRYEVNNVLRYKLLERGMQFTGMNLERDLVEIIELPEKRWFVGVQFHPEYRSTVGRPHPLFASFVEACIGYAREKDMIESPRPRRRVKSSKLAAAKV; via the coding sequence GTGCACACCAAGTACATCTTTGTAACCGGTGGGGTGACCTCCTCGCTGGGAAAAGGCATTTTTTCGGCTTCGCTGGGCCGGCTTCTCGAAGCGCGCGGCCTGCGCGTGACGATCCAGAAATTCGATCCCTACATCAACGTCGATCCGGGTACGATGAACCCGTACGAACACGGCGAAGTGTACGTCACGGACGACGGGGCGGAGACCGACCTGGATCTGGGCCACTACGAGCGGTTTCTGGGGCGATCCACGAGCCAGGCGAACAACGTGACGACCGGCCGCATCTACCTGGAGGTCATCACGAAAGAGCGCGCCGGCCATTATCTGGGCCGGACGGTGCAGGTGGTGCCGCACATCATCGACGAGATCAAGCACTGGATGCTGAAGCTCGGCGAGACGGGCGACTACGATGTCGTGATCACCGAGATCGGTGGGACCGTGGGGGACATCGAGAGCGAGCCGTATCTGGAAGCGATCCGGCAGCTGCGCTACGAGCTCGGCACCGAAAACACCCTCACCGTGCACCTGACGCTGGTGCCCTACCTCCAGGCGGCCGGCGAGCTGAAAACCAAGCCAACGCAGCACTCGGTCAAGATGCTGCTCTCGCACGGGTTGCAGCCCGACATGCTGGTTTGCCGCGCCGAGCATCCGCTGGATAACGACCTGCGCCGCAAGATCGCGCAGTTCTGCAACGTCGAAACCCGCGCCGTGATCGCCGCGCTGGACGCCGAGTCGATCTATGAAGTGCCGCTCCTCCTCAAGGAGCAGGATGTGGCCGGCATCGTGCTGGAACGGCTGCACGTCGGCACTGACCGCGCTCCCGATACGGCCGACGGCCTGGATGCCTGGAACGATTTCCTGCGCCGGCTCAAGAATCCCGCCGGCACGGTGCGCATCGCCCTCGTGGGCAAATATGTCGAGCACCAGGACGCCTACAAGTCGATCTCGGAAAGCTTTATCCTCGCCGGCGTCGCCAACGGGGTCCAGGTCGAGGTCAAGTACATCCTGTCCGACGACCTGACGGCGAAGAATGTCGGCGAAGCCCTGTCGGATGTGGCCGGCCTGCTCGTCGCGCCGGGTTTCGGCGACCGCGGCATCCAGGGCAAACTCGAAGCCGTGCGGTATGCTCGCGAGAACGACCTGCCGTTTCTCGGGATCTGCCTCGGCATGCAGTGCGCCGTCATCGAGTTCGCGCGCAATGTCTGCGGATGGGAAGACGCCCACTCGACGGAATTCAACAAAGAGACGATGCACCCCGTGATCGACATCATGGAGGAGCAGAAGAAGATCATGAACATGGGGGGGACGATGCGTCTCGGGGCGTACGACTGCGCGCTTTCGGAAGGGTCGCGGGCGCGCGCCATTTACGGCGTCGAGGCGACGCGCGAACGGCACCGGCATCGCTATGAAGTGAACAACGTGCTCCGGTACAAGCTGCTCGAGCGGGGCATGCAGTTCACGGGCATGAATCTGGAGCGCGACCTCGTCGAAATCATCGAGCTGCCGGAGAAGCGGTGGTTCGTGGGCGTGCAGTTCCACCCGGAATACCGGTCGACGGTCGGCCGGCCGCATCCGCTGTTCGCCTCCTTCGTGGAGGCCTGCATCGGCTATGCGCGCGAGAAAGACATGATCGAGTCGCCCCGGCCGCGCCGGCGTGTCAAGAGCAGCAAGCTCGCCGCCGCGAAGGTCTGA
- the mraZ gene encoding division/cell wall cluster transcriptional repressor MraZ: MPGFKGQAAYSVDAKGRVAIPAKMRAALSPEAKNTFTITRGFEKCVFLYPLDHWSRMEGEMRELNMYNRESRDFLRTILMWADEVALDGQGRVAIARPLLEFAGISAGGSALIIGSLDHIEIWDPANFETYAKEHVDDYQSLAERVMGAP; encoded by the coding sequence ATGCCCGGCTTCAAGGGACAGGCAGCATATTCGGTTGACGCAAAAGGGCGGGTAGCGATACCGGCCAAGATGCGTGCGGCCCTGAGCCCGGAAGCCAAGAACACCTTTACGATCACGCGGGGCTTCGAAAAGTGCGTCTTTCTCTATCCGCTCGACCACTGGTCGAGGATGGAGGGGGAGATGCGCGAGCTCAACATGTACAATCGGGAATCGCGCGACTTTTTGCGCACGATCCTGATGTGGGCGGACGAAGTTGCGCTGGACGGCCAGGGACGTGTGGCGATCGCTCGGCCACTTCTGGAATTCGCCGGCATTTCCGCCGGAGGCAGCGCGCTGATCATCGGTTCGCTGGATCACATCGAAATCTGGGATCCGGCGAACTTTGAGACGTACGCAAAAGAGCATGTGGATGACTACCAGAGCCTGGCAGAACGCGTCATGGGAGCACCTTGA
- a CDS encoding penicillin-binding transpeptidase domain-containing protein encodes MYLVLVLIGVLPVLVTGRLIWIYVTESDELGDAGTRQSSAVVTIPALRGGIYDRNGRALVVNTANYQLALDPTIEGFTSEVADLFFDKLSRLTGRPAAEYRRAVSARSSPKYVMLVRSLSEDQKDQVEAWDVPGVVMTPAYSRRYNYGQTVAHVIGHVGSDGMGLDGVELQYNEYLQGIPGRRVFQRDRTGRIKADVDGAVVEPRNGEQVVLTLDLVLQSILFEELASGVEATRASWGTAVAMDPFTGAILGMANVPTYDPNRFYQYSGGARRNRAITDRVEPGSTFKLVTAVAAVEQDVVALADSIETGNGFAVVDGRPLHDIHGYGTLTFGEAIAKSSNIAIAKTAVQLDRGVFYQYARNMGFGQRTWIDLPGEVDGTLKKPYQWSGTSHSSISIGYEVDVTPLQILSSYAALANGGVLMRPYVVAERRDSQGRLLWSAEPDSIRRAFSRETARRLLPAFEEVVETGTARSAHIEGLRIAGKTGTARVLVNGQYDNQLHRVSYVGFFPADKPEVAILLMLAEPRQRGDSGVITAPIFQRIARRWVGSRPDLAEQLVADLHAPRGDERSAPRVVGLPVEIAASRLRSAGFDVREADDAAMFRMVSEQTPAPGELAYAGARASLRAVVPSDSSAAVRTMPDLVGLSLRQAVHWLDALQVDVRIEGDGMVVSQSPAAGQPLVATAVVRCR; translated from the coding sequence ATGTACCTCGTGCTGGTGCTGATCGGCGTGCTTCCGGTCCTGGTGACCGGTCGGTTGATCTGGATTTATGTAACGGAAAGCGACGAACTGGGCGACGCCGGCACGCGGCAGTCCAGCGCCGTCGTGACCATCCCCGCGCTGCGGGGGGGGATCTATGACCGTAACGGGCGCGCGCTCGTCGTGAACACGGCGAACTATCAGCTCGCGCTCGATCCGACCATCGAGGGGTTCACCTCGGAGGTGGCGGATCTGTTCTTTGACAAGTTGTCCCGCCTGACGGGCCGGCCGGCCGCCGAATACCGGCGTGCGGTGTCGGCCCGTTCGAGCCCCAAATACGTGATGCTCGTGCGGAGCCTGAGCGAAGACCAGAAAGATCAGGTCGAGGCCTGGGACGTCCCGGGCGTGGTGATGACGCCGGCGTACAGCCGGCGGTACAACTACGGGCAGACGGTGGCGCATGTGATCGGGCACGTAGGCAGCGACGGCATGGGCCTCGACGGGGTCGAGCTGCAGTACAACGAGTACCTGCAGGGCATCCCGGGCCGGCGCGTTTTTCAGCGCGACCGCACGGGGCGCATCAAAGCCGACGTCGACGGCGCCGTGGTGGAGCCGCGCAACGGCGAGCAGGTCGTGCTCACGCTGGATCTCGTCCTGCAATCGATTCTGTTCGAGGAGCTGGCCTCCGGCGTCGAGGCGACGCGCGCCTCCTGGGGCACGGCGGTCGCGATGGATCCCTTCACGGGAGCCATCCTGGGCATGGCCAACGTGCCGACCTACGACCCCAACCGGTTCTACCAGTACAGCGGCGGCGCCCGGCGCAACCGCGCCATCACCGACCGGGTGGAGCCGGGTTCGACGTTCAAGCTCGTGACGGCCGTCGCGGCCGTGGAGCAGGATGTCGTGGCGCTGGCCGATTCGATCGAAACCGGTAACGGCTTCGCGGTGGTCGACGGGCGACCGTTGCACGACATCCACGGGTACGGCACGCTGACCTTCGGCGAGGCGATCGCCAAGTCGAGCAACATCGCCATCGCGAAGACGGCGGTTCAGCTCGATCGGGGCGTGTTCTACCAGTATGCCCGCAACATGGGGTTTGGTCAGCGGACGTGGATCGATCTTCCCGGTGAAGTCGATGGGACGCTGAAGAAGCCGTATCAGTGGAGCGGCACGTCGCACTCGTCGATCAGCATCGGTTACGAGGTGGACGTGACGCCGCTGCAGATTTTGTCCTCGTACGCCGCGCTGGCGAATGGCGGTGTGCTGATGAGGCCCTACGTCGTCGCCGAGCGGCGCGACAGCCAGGGGCGTCTGCTCTGGTCCGCCGAGCCGGATTCGATCCGGCGCGCCTTCTCGCGGGAGACGGCGCGGCGGCTGCTGCCGGCATTCGAGGAAGTGGTCGAAACGGGCACGGCCCGTTCGGCGCACATCGAGGGCCTGCGCATCGCCGGCAAGACGGGTACGGCCCGCGTGCTGGTCAATGGCCAGTACGACAACCAGCTGCACCGCGTCTCGTACGTCGGCTTTTTTCCAGCGGACAAGCCCGAGGTGGCCATCCTGTTGATGCTGGCGGAGCCCCGGCAACGCGGCGACAGCGGCGTGATCACCGCGCCCATCTTCCAGCGCATCGCGCGGCGGTGGGTGGGCTCCCGGCCCGACCTGGCCGAACAGCTGGTGGCCGACCTGCACGCGCCGCGGGGCGATGAGCGTTCGGCGCCGCGCGTCGTCGGGTTGCCCGTAGAGATTGCGGCATCGCGGCTCCGTTCGGCCGGTTTCGATGTGCGCGAAGCGGACGATGCCGCGATGTTCCGGATGGTGAGCGAGCAGACGCCGGCGCCGGGTGAACTGGCGTATGCGGGCGCGCGCGCCTCGCTGCGGGCGGTCGTTCCCTCCGACAGCAGCGCGGCGGTGCGGACCATGCCTGACCTCGTCGGGCTGAGTCTGCGTCAGGCCGTGCACTGGCTCGATGCGCTGCAGGTT
- a CDS encoding rhodanese-related sulfurtransferase: MSYVVAALYKFVELPEYRSMRGPLLAACEDAGVRGTLLLAREGVNGTIAGTRAGVDAVLDHLRQDPRLTDLAPREAAAPAIPFKRLKVRLKRELISIGVSGVDPRRGVGEYVDPEAWNALISDPEVRVIDTRNDFEIEIGTFERAEDPRTASFSNFPEYVHEKLDPERDRKLALFCTGGIRCEKATAYLLQQGFSEVYHLKGGILHYLETVPAEQSLWKGDCYVFDERVSVRHGLTPGDYDACKGCGRPVSDADRVSPLFEEGVSCPRCADALTESQRAAFRERQRQYERQRKARRA; encoded by the coding sequence ATGTCGTACGTTGTCGCCGCCCTGTACAAGTTTGTGGAGTTGCCCGAATACCGGTCGATGCGGGGGCCGCTCCTGGCGGCGTGCGAGGATGCCGGCGTGCGGGGCACGCTGCTGCTCGCCCGGGAAGGCGTGAACGGGACGATCGCCGGCACCCGCGCCGGCGTCGACGCGGTGCTGGACCACCTTCGGCAAGACCCCCGGCTCACCGATCTGGCGCCGCGGGAGGCGGCCGCTCCCGCCATTCCCTTCAAACGGCTCAAGGTGCGGCTGAAGCGAGAGCTGATCTCGATCGGGGTGTCGGGCGTCGATCCGCGGCGCGGGGTGGGCGAATATGTCGATCCCGAAGCATGGAATGCGCTCATCTCGGATCCCGAGGTGCGCGTGATCGACACGCGCAACGACTTCGAGATCGAGATCGGCACGTTCGAGCGGGCCGAAGATCCGCGCACGGCGTCCTTCAGCAACTTCCCCGAATACGTGCACGAAAAGCTCGATCCGGAGCGCGACCGCAAGCTCGCGCTGTTCTGTACGGGCGGCATTCGGTGTGAGAAGGCCACGGCGTACCTGCTGCAGCAGGGCTTCAGCGAAGTCTATCATCTCAAAGGCGGCATCCTGCATTACCTCGAGACGGTTCCGGCCGAGCAGAGCCTGTGGAAGGGCGATTGTTATGTCTTCGACGAGCGGGTGTCGGTGCGGCACGGGCTGACGCCGGGGGACTACGACGCGTGCAAGGGATGCGGCCGGCCGGTGTCCGATGCGGATCGGGTGTCGCCGCTGTTCGAGGAGGGCGTGTCCTGCCCGCGTTGCGCCGATGCCTTGACCGAATCCCAGCGCGCGGCTTTCCGGGAGCGGCAGCGGCAGTACGAACGGCAGCGCAAGGCCCGCCGTGCGTGA